A single genomic interval of Acetobacteroides hydrogenigenes harbors:
- a CDS encoding TolC family protein has product MRKTVVFLILTVSGWAAMAQTSATPLTLEQCRKMALEHNKNVQISEIKVESADALSKAAKAQYFPNISFTGTYLRTNNELQLLSENKLLPIGVKYADGSFGPATPTYNASTGKITSESLNNSWTKLPDGTIAPLDKNGTPFNPKTNPEKLEWKNYAYLPADQTRVEHKDFYLGAISLLQPVYLGGKVREVNRMAGYAKQISETKKKMEDSDVLYGVDEAYWRVVSLQEKVKLAQDYNNLVTRLNSDVEDMYKEGVITRNDLLKVKVKVNEVELNLTKAQNGLELAKMALCQEIGIPLESDITLADLPKPQLTTLKDTGYASYALNHRNEIAALDLASKLAQSNVNLMKSRFMPNVVLTASYMAANPNPYKGFTNDFGLDWNVGVVVNIPIFHWGERHQTLRSAKLEQKVATLKTEEAKEKITLQVKQAMFKVNETNRRVAMTQKNIERAEENLKVANDGFKEGVLSASDVLEAQALWQSSISENIEARNEAMLSETNLKKVLGELR; this is encoded by the coding sequence ATGAGGAAGACCGTAGTCTTTTTGATACTTACAGTAAGCGGGTGGGCAGCAATGGCCCAAACTTCAGCAACACCACTTACGCTGGAGCAATGCCGAAAGATGGCGTTGGAGCACAACAAAAACGTGCAAATATCGGAGATAAAGGTAGAATCGGCTGATGCGCTTAGCAAAGCCGCCAAGGCGCAATACTTTCCGAACATCAGCTTTACCGGAACCTATCTGCGCACCAATAACGAGCTACAGCTGCTAAGCGAAAATAAGCTTTTGCCCATTGGGGTTAAGTATGCCGATGGCTCGTTTGGTCCTGCAACGCCAACGTACAATGCATCTACAGGTAAAATAACCTCCGAGAGCCTGAACAACTCATGGACAAAGCTCCCCGACGGAACCATTGCTCCACTCGATAAGAACGGAACCCCATTTAATCCAAAAACCAACCCCGAAAAGTTGGAGTGGAAAAACTACGCCTACCTTCCTGCTGACCAAACAAGGGTAGAGCATAAGGACTTCTACCTTGGAGCCATTTCGTTGCTTCAACCCGTATACCTAGGAGGTAAGGTTCGTGAGGTTAACAGGATGGCTGGCTATGCAAAGCAAATTTCGGAGACAAAGAAGAAAATGGAGGATTCCGATGTGCTTTACGGAGTTGATGAGGCCTACTGGAGGGTTGTGTCGCTTCAAGAAAAGGTAAAGCTGGCACAGGACTACAACAACCTGGTTACGCGCCTCAATAGCGATGTTGAGGATATGTACAAGGAGGGCGTTATTACCCGAAACGACCTGCTAAAGGTAAAGGTTAAAGTAAACGAGGTAGAGCTCAACCTAACCAAAGCACAAAATGGGCTCGAGTTAGCGAAGATGGCGCTTTGCCAAGAGATTGGAATTCCGCTAGAGTCTGACATTACGCTTGCTGATCTGCCCAAGCCACAGCTGACAACCCTAAAGGATACCGGATATGCTAGCTATGCGCTCAACCATCGTAACGAGATTGCGGCACTTGATCTGGCTTCTAAGCTGGCCCAGTCGAACGTGAACCTTATGAAATCGCGCTTTATGCCCAACGTTGTTCTTACGGCAAGCTACATGGCTGCTAATCCAAATCCATACAAGGGATTTACTAACGATTTTGGATTAGACTGGAATGTTGGCGTAGTGGTTAATATCCCAATTTTCCATTGGGGCGAACGCCACCAAACGCTACGATCTGCCAAACTGGAACAAAAGGTTGCGACCCTAAAAACAGAAGAGGCAAAGGAAAAAATTACGCTACAGGTGAAGCAGGCCATGTTTAAGGTAAACGAGACCAATCGCCGCGTTGCCATGACCCAGAAAAACATTGAGCGTGCCGAAGAAAACCTAAAGGTAGCCAATGATGGTTTCAAGGAAGGGGTTCTTTCGGCTTCCGATGTACTAGAAGCACAAGCCCTTTGGCAAAGTTCGATATCCGAAAACATAGAGGCTCGTAACGAGGCCATGCTAAGCGAAACAAACTTAAAGAAAGTACTTGGCGAGCTGCGATAG
- a CDS encoding TetR/AcrR family transcriptional regulator has product MKEDAVAIKDDQREVIIRAATEMFAQYGYKKATLESIGQSIGKVKSYVYYYFKNKEDLFEAVIDREVEQLRSKFQQILTSDMPASKKLEEYTKRRMSLIFQLANYFSLISNGVLINPSLTDKLRRKYDEKEVEHIKEILTQGVEAGEFRIKDVDLASLGFFTVLKGLEIPLFTSNESQTNINHRIDDLLSIIFNGIRSK; this is encoded by the coding sequence ATGAAAGAGGACGCCGTAGCTATAAAAGATGACCAGCGCGAAGTCATAATAAGGGCAGCAACAGAGATGTTTGCCCAATACGGCTATAAAAAGGCAACGCTAGAGTCAATCGGCCAGTCGATAGGTAAGGTAAAGAGCTACGTTTACTACTACTTCAAGAACAAGGAGGACTTGTTCGAAGCGGTTATCGATAGAGAGGTAGAGCAGCTTCGCAGCAAGTTTCAGCAAATACTCACCTCCGATATGCCCGCCAGCAAAAAGCTGGAGGAGTACACCAAAAGGAGGATGTCGCTCATATTTCAGCTGGCCAACTACTTCAGCCTAATAAGCAATGGCGTACTAATCAACCCTTCGCTTACCGACAAGCTTCGCCGAAAGTACGACGAGAAGGAGGTAGAGCACATAAAGGAGATTCTGACCCAGGGGGTAGAGGCTGGAGAATTTCGCATTAAGGATGTAGATTTAGCATCGTTAGGCTTTTTTACTGTGCTCAAAGGGCTCGAAATACCGCTGTTTACCAGCAACGAAAGCCAAACAAACATCAACCATCGGATAGACGATTTGCTTTCAATAATTTTTAATGGAATACGATCAAAATAG
- a CDS encoding lipoprotein signal peptidase produces MKLTIGQKAALIVVAILIVDQLIKVWIKTHMMLGESYTIFGDWAYIHFTENYGMAFGLEFWGKVGKIILSLFRIAAVVAIGFYMRHLIRGNKASNGSIIGLALIMAGALGNILDSAFYGLIFSDSWGQVAQLFPDGGGYASFLHGKVVDMFYFPLIEGHFPSWVPAWGGQEFIFFRPVFNFADASISIGVVYILLFQRKLFTQD; encoded by the coding sequence ATGAAGCTTACCATTGGCCAAAAAGCAGCCCTTATTGTTGTTGCCATCCTAATCGTCGACCAGCTTATTAAGGTATGGATTAAGACCCACATGATGCTAGGCGAGTCGTACACCATTTTTGGAGACTGGGCCTACATCCACTTTACCGAAAACTATGGGATGGCATTTGGTCTGGAGTTTTGGGGCAAGGTAGGTAAGATCATCCTTAGCCTATTCCGCATAGCCGCTGTTGTGGCCATCGGGTTCTACATGCGCCATCTTATTCGCGGCAACAAGGCAAGCAACGGTTCCATTATAGGTTTGGCGCTTATTATGGCCGGGGCGTTGGGCAACATTCTCGATAGCGCCTTCTACGGGCTAATCTTTAGCGATTCGTGGGGTCAGGTAGCGCAGCTGTTCCCAGATGGTGGCGGTTACGCCAGCTTCCTTCACGGGAAGGTGGTGGATATGTTCTACTTCCCGCTAATCGAGGGGCACTTCCCCAGCTGGGTTCCTGCATGGGGTGGTCAGGAGTTTATCTTTTTCCGTCCGGTGTTTAACTTTGCCGATGCCTCCATCTCTATCGGAGTAGTGTACATCCTGCTGTTCCAACGAAAGCTGTTTACCCAAGACTAG
- a CDS encoding cysteate synthase has translation MNTVIGKTSYVLQSVATGCTFEDSGWILDPQGEEKPSLVRAIYKESLLNVKADSWGIYKFADWLPIGRTLAGSSAPITYKSEGLAKELGLSNLYVTFTGWWPERGAYNRTCSFKETEAYSVCGRLAESSKTLVVASAGNTARAFAKVCSDNRIPLILCVPEDNLDALWFDAPLNDCVKLICPKKGADYFDAINLSNLVSQLEGYITEGGAKNIARRDGMGTTMLSAATFIGRIPDYYFQAVGSGTGAIAAWEANLRLITDGRFGNGKSKLMVSQNAPFTPMFDAWKADSRALLPMEDDEARQKVEIITAKVLSNRKPPYSITGGLFDALKDTNGDILVATNEEAAAAAALFEELEGIDIHPAASVAVASLISEVKRGEVDKNATIMLNITGGGENRYKSEHQLFYLKPSAIFDFNPTLEEVKQALKLL, from the coding sequence ATGAATACGGTGATAGGCAAAACCAGCTACGTTCTACAATCTGTTGCAACTGGATGTACATTTGAAGATTCCGGTTGGATACTCGATCCCCAGGGAGAGGAAAAGCCCAGCTTAGTCAGAGCAATTTATAAGGAGAGTCTGCTTAATGTAAAGGCGGACTCTTGGGGCATTTATAAATTTGCTGACTGGCTACCAATTGGAAGAACTCTTGCTGGCTCATCGGCCCCAATTACCTACAAGAGCGAAGGGCTGGCAAAAGAGCTTGGCCTATCGAATCTGTATGTAACTTTTACGGGATGGTGGCCTGAGCGTGGCGCTTACAACCGCACCTGCTCGTTTAAGGAAACGGAGGCATACTCGGTATGCGGAAGGCTTGCCGAGTCGTCAAAGACGCTTGTGGTTGCATCTGCCGGAAATACGGCTCGTGCTTTTGCCAAGGTTTGCTCCGACAACCGTATTCCGCTTATTCTTTGCGTTCCCGAAGACAACCTCGATGCCCTTTGGTTTGATGCACCCCTTAACGATTGCGTTAAGCTGATATGTCCAAAAAAAGGGGCAGACTACTTTGACGCAATAAATCTCTCCAACCTAGTAAGCCAGCTCGAAGGATATATCACCGAGGGTGGTGCCAAGAATATTGCCCGTCGCGATGGGATGGGAACCACAATGCTTTCGGCGGCAACATTTATAGGTAGGATTCCCGACTACTACTTTCAGGCCGTAGGAAGTGGAACAGGGGCAATTGCCGCTTGGGAAGCTAACCTCCGCCTTATTACTGATGGCCGTTTTGGCAATGGAAAGTCTAAGCTCATGGTGTCGCAGAATGCGCCATTCACACCAATGTTTGACGCATGGAAAGCTGATTCGCGTGCGCTTCTTCCGATGGAGGATGATGAGGCTCGCCAAAAGGTAGAGATCATTACGGCAAAGGTACTCTCGAATCGTAAACCTCCATACTCAATTACAGGAGGCCTATTTGATGCTCTTAAGGATACCAATGGAGATATTCTAGTAGCTACAAACGAAGAAGCTGCAGCCGCAGCTGCTCTATTCGAAGAGTTGGAAGGCATCGATATTCATCCTGCTGCATCGGTAGCTGTGGCATCGCTTATTAGCGAGGTAAAAAGGGGTGAAGTTGATAAGAATGCTACCATTATGCTGAACATCACCGGAGGAGGAGAGAACCGCTACAAAAGCGAGCATCAGCTATTCTACCTAAAGCCTTCTGCCATATTCGACTTTAACCCAACTCTAGAGGAGGTTAAGCAAGCGCTAAAATTGCTATAG
- a CDS encoding DUF3820 family protein codes for MNSPDPRQFLLKMANTRMPFGKYEGRLLIELPEPYLVWYRQKGFPKGELGMMLEQMYEIKLNGLESIIWPLVKR; via the coding sequence ATGAATTCTCCCGACCCCCGACAGTTTTTGCTAAAAATGGCCAACACCCGCATGCCTTTTGGAAAGTACGAAGGCCGTTTGCTGATAGAGCTTCCTGAACCTTACCTCGTTTGGTATAGACAAAAAGGCTTTCCCAAGGGAGAACTCGGAATGATGCTCGAACAGATGTACGAGATTAAGCTTAACGGCTTAGAAAGCATTATTTGGCCACTGGTAAAACGCTAA